Proteins from a single region of Leucoraja erinacea ecotype New England chromosome 25, Leri_hhj_1, whole genome shotgun sequence:
- the chfr gene encoding E3 ubiquitin-protein ligase CHFR isoform X1: MQPLQSQAWGRLSRIDPDNDSHILLVNSEWTIGRRKGCDLSFPGNKLVSGDHCKIIREHTGRVWLEDTSTNGTVINKSKVVKKQTYPLQNGDAIYVVYRKNEPDQNVAYLYKALNCEEESQDDPMGSSCTLGEQIINETSSLDSSSNQTTDASPLCSKQVEPPSREDPQPCTSNYNPFCTSAMDSDSIQPAASALRPCTSSAGPVSIAAGPSAFAHGTSCSATFWTSCPRPPSPPTAPSRTWANTERTPGPEAQETSVSGVLVKEEDLEPAKKKQKRENDGTSEALQRTEDQSSNVRHEDQGTLEGKQPDKMEETLTCIICQDLLHDCVSLQPCMHSFCAACYSGWMERSSLCPTCRCPVERISKNHMVNNLVEAYLLQHPEKCRSGEELQSMDARNKITHDMLQPKIKRSFSDEEVSSEDFLELSDVDSESSDISQPYIVCRQCPGYRAENNQTTFLQGQHSGTCELPAFRPTGDAPSTSTSSPVTVQEYTCPGRGPHIICTCCFQPMPDRRAEREPNATITPQQCTICLRPFCHMYWGCSRVGCSGCLARFCDVNFGEKCLDGIFNNNTFESDILKNYLASRGLTWKEMLQESLLALQRGTFVLTDYNVSTNTVLCYCCGLHNFRELTYQYRQNIPKEELPGSVTARPDCYWGRNCRTQVKAHHAMKFNHICEQTRFKH; this comes from the exons TACCAATGGAACCGTCATCAACAAATCCAAAGTAGTGAAGAAACAGACCTATCCTTTGCAGAATGGAGATGCAATATACGTCGTCTACAGGAAAAATGAGCCAGATCAGa ATGTTGCTTATTTGTACAAAGCACTGAATTGTGAAGAAGAGAGCCAGGATGATCCTATGG GATCATCTTGCACTCTGGGTGAGCAGATTATCAATGAAACCTCAAGCTTGGACAGCAGCTCCAACCAAACCACAGACGCCAGCCCACTTTGTTCAAAGCAAGTTGAGCCCCCTTCCCGAGAGGATCCACAGCCATGCACGTCAAATTACAATCCCTTCTGTACCTCTGCGATGGATTCTGACTCGATTCAACCTGCTGCTTCTGCTCTGCGGCCATGCACTTCCTCAGCAGGACCCGTCTCCATCGCCGCTGGGCCTTCTGCATTCGCCCACGGAACTAGCTGCTCGGCAACATTTTGGACTTCGTGTCCACGGCCTCCCAGTCCTCCTACAGCACCCTCACGGACTTGGGCGAACACAGAACGCACACCAGGACCCGAAGCCCAGGAGACATCGGTTTCTGGTGTTCTGGTCAAAGAGGAGGATCTAGAACCAGCCAAAAAAAAGCAGAAAAGGG AGAATGATGGAACTTCAGAAGCATTGCAACGCACTGAAGATCAGAGCTCAAATGTCAGGCATGAGGATCAAGGGACGTTGGAAGGGAAGCAGCCTGATAAAATGGAGGAAACGCTCACCTGTATCATCTGTCAGgatttgttgcatgattgtgtcaG CCTTCAGCCATGTATGCACTCTTTCTGCGCGGCCTGTTATTCAGGGTGGATGGAGCGATCTTCACTCTGCCCGACTTGTCGTTGTCCTGTTGAACGCATTAGCAAGAATCACATGGTGAATAATTTAGTGGAAGCTTATCTCCTGCAGCACCCAG AGAAGTGTCGGAGTGGAGAAGAACTCCAAAGCATGGATGCCAGGAATAAAATAACACACGACATGTTGCAGCCAAAGATTAAACGGTCATTCTCCGATGAAGAGGTCAGTTCTGAGGACTTCCTGGAACTGTCGGATGTGGACAGTGAGTCTTCCGATATCAG TCAGCCGTATATTGTATGCCGCCAGTGTCCTGGATACAGGGCTGAGAACAATCAGACTACTTTCTTGCAAGGTCAACACAGTGGAACCTGCGAACTGCCAGCTTTCAGACCAACTGGTGATGCCCCCTCAACGTCTACCAGCTCTCCTGTCA CTGTCCAAGAGTACACCTGCCCTGGTCGGGGCCCTCATATCATTTGCACTTGCTGTTTCCAACCGATGCCTGACCGGAGGGCAGAACGTGAACCGAATGCAACCATTACACCTCAACAAT GCACAATTTGTTTGCGGCCTTTCTGCCACATGTACTGGGGTTGTTCGCGAGTCGGATGCTCGGGATGCCTGGCAAGATTTTGTG ATGTAAATTTTGGAGAAAAGTGTTTGGATGGAATATTTAACAACAACACATTTGAATCTGATATCCTGAAG AATTACCTTGCATCCAGAGGCCTTACTTGGAAGGAGATGCTGCAGGAAAGTCTTCTAGCTCTTCAGAGAGGAACATTTGTTCTGACAG ATTATAATGTTTCAACAAACACTGTCCTCTGTTACTGCTGTGGGTTACATAACTTCCGTGAGCTGACATATCAATACAGGCAGAACATTCCTAAGGAGGAACTTCCAG GATCTGTAACTGCACGCCCAGATTGTTACTGGGGTCGAAACTGTCGAACACAGGTTAAAGCACATCATGCAAT GAAATTTAACCACATCTGTGAGCAAACCCGTTTCAAGCATTGA